In Bacteroidota bacterium, the following proteins share a genomic window:
- a CDS encoding T9SS type A sorting domain-containing protein, whose amino-acid sequence MKKRGPAFSTGLRFEIVSIIYPNPSTDFISVKFDLPEMGNIKISIYDITGKLVLSNPDLSLTTGDQNIQIGTSQLSPASYFLRITSNNEVIGIDRFMVN is encoded by the coding sequence ATGAAAAAACGGGGGCCCGCTTTTTCTACTGGCCTTCGGTTTGAAATAGTGTCCATTATTTATCCAAATCCTTCCACCGATTTTATTTCTGTCAAGTTCGACCTACCAGAAATGGGGAATATTAAGATAAGTATCTATGATATAACTGGGAAATTGGTTTTGTCTAACCCTGATTTATCCTTAACTACCGGTGACCAAAACATTCAAATTGGAACAAGTCAGCTTTCGCCTGCTTCCTATTTTTTGAGAATCACATCTAATAACGAAGTGATTGGTATTGATAGGTTTATGGTTAATTAG
- a CDS encoding tryptophan 2,3-dioxygenase has product MKDKDGVYYGEYLQLDKILGAQALESDKEGRKHAHDEMLFIVIHQSYELWFKQILFEVDSVVEVLSQPNIHDNSPDMFVVNHRLKRVVVILQVLVDKINILETMTPLDFLDFRNMLRPASGFQSVQFKVLEARLGLKMENRYGKEYYVSQLKPEDVEIIKSIEGKRTLIELVNEWLERVPFFDKPEFWNEGIGEDGVHPFWKRYAEIYSESLVPGEKHNLEKFKEEVLGTVKKEGWALSPRARRGALFILMYRDYPLLQLPFQLLNVLLDIDEGISNWRYRHIHMVHRMIGARTGTGGSSGKEYLRGAMERHHIFTEFADLTSFMIERNKLPELSSELRVRLGFES; this is encoded by the coding sequence ATGAAAGATAAAGACGGGGTGTATTACGGCGAGTATTTGCAGTTGGATAAAATATTGGGGGCGCAGGCACTGGAGAGTGACAAGGAGGGGCGGAAACATGCGCATGATGAGATGTTGTTTATCGTGATTCATCAGAGTTATGAGTTGTGGTTTAAGCAGATTTTGTTTGAGGTGGATTCGGTGGTGGAGGTTTTGTCGCAGCCGAATATTCATGATAACTCACCGGATATGTTTGTGGTGAATCACCGGTTGAAGCGGGTGGTGGTGATTTTGCAGGTGTTGGTGGACAAAATCAATATTCTGGAAACGATGACGCCGCTTGATTTTCTGGATTTCAGGAATATGCTACGACCTGCTTCGGGTTTTCAAAGTGTGCAGTTCAAGGTGCTGGAGGCCCGGCTGGGGTTGAAGATGGAGAACCGGTATGGGAAGGAGTATTACGTGAGTCAGTTGAAGCCGGAGGATGTGGAGATTATCAAAAGCATAGAGGGCAAAAGGACGCTGATTGAGTTGGTGAATGAGTGGCTAGAGCGCGTGCCGTTTTTTGATAAGCCGGAATTTTGGAACGAAGGAATTGGTGAAGACGGGGTTCATCCGTTTTGGAAAAGGTATGCAGAGATTTATTCAGAAAGCTTAGTGCCGGGAGAGAAGCACAATCTGGAAAAATTTAAGGAGGAGGTGCTGGGCACTGTGAAGAAGGAGGGCTGGGCGCTCAGCCCGAGAGCGCGGCGCGGTGCTTTGTTCATTTTGATGTATCGCGATTATCCGCTGTTGCAACTTCCGTTTCAATTGCTGAATGTGTTGTTGGATATTGACGAAGGTATTTCGAACTGGCGCTATCGGCACATACACATGGTTCATCGGATGATTGGTGCGCGAACCGGAACCGGTGGCAGTTCAGGAAAAGAATATCTGCGCGGAGCGATGGAGCGGCATCATATCTTCACCGAGTTTGCAGACTTGACGAGTTTTATGATTGAGCGGAATAAACTGCCGGAGCTTTCTTCGGAGTTGAGAGTACGATTGGGGTTCGAAAGTTAA
- the recJ gene encoding single-stranded-DNA-specific exonuclease RecJ — protein sequence MPDSIAITSITTVPVNGSNPGNIIITATAGNYQLEYSLNAVDYQPTATFSIPVSGSYTVYVRSESGCIVQKTVVVNSSNEIEELNDWNVYPNPAQDILNVSLSLSKNTGIILSLNIHPVLCRLLVQRGIETYEQAKYFFRPELSDLHDPFLMKDMDKAINWITLAIERNEKILIYGDYDVDGTTSVATVYSFLKEFYPNRDYYIPNRYTEGYGISTKGIDFAVANNFSLIIALDCGIKSNDKVDYAHSKGIDFIICDHHNPGEEIPKAVAVLDPKRSDCTYPYKELSGCGIGFKLIQAFSIQNGIPPEKYLQYLDLVCVSIGSDIVPITGENRILAYHGLKKLNTNPVNGLRKLLEISSVKKEMTITDVVFILGPRINAAGRIDDAKHAVKLLISEDIDFDAESHAFQLNKLNNERKGLDKDITAHALEMIGGDEILCNRKSTVLFHPEWHKGVIGIVASRLTETYYRPTVVLTESDGKVTGSARSVKNFDLYEAIYECRDLLLQFGGHKFAAGLTMSPDKVEAFSKRFEKVIGGRITDEQLIPQLDIDSELSLEDITPKFYSVLQQMGPFGPENMTPLFITRGVRDTGWSKIVKEEHLKFSLRMGRDEKIDGIGFGLAKKMNLVKSGPFDIAYHIEENEWNGNITLQMMVKDIS from the coding sequence ATGCCGGATAGTATTGCTATTACTTCGATCACCACCGTTCCGGTCAATGGATCCAATCCCGGCAATATCATTATCACCGCCACTGCGGGCAACTATCAACTGGAATATTCCTTAAACGCAGTGGATTATCAACCGACCGCCACCTTTTCGATTCCGGTCAGTGGCAGCTATACAGTTTATGTGCGAAGTGAAAGTGGTTGTATCGTCCAAAAGACTGTAGTCGTAAATAGTTCAAACGAAATAGAGGAGCTAAATGATTGGAACGTTTACCCGAATCCGGCTCAGGATATTTTGAATGTTTCACTGAGTCTTTCCAAAAACACCGGAATTATCTTATCATTGAATATCCATCCGGTGCTTTGCAGGCTACTGGTTCAGCGCGGAATCGAAACCTACGAGCAAGCCAAATATTTCTTCCGCCCTGAGCTGAGCGACCTTCACGATCCCTTTCTGATGAAAGATATGGATAAGGCTATCAACTGGATCACACTGGCGATAGAGCGAAATGAAAAAATATTGATTTATGGCGATTATGATGTGGACGGAACCACGTCTGTCGCTACGGTTTATTCTTTTCTGAAAGAATTTTATCCCAACCGCGATTACTATATTCCCAATCGCTACACCGAAGGTTACGGCATTTCCACCAAAGGCATTGATTTTGCTGTGGCAAATAATTTCTCTCTGATTATTGCGCTCGACTGTGGCATCAAGTCAAACGACAAAGTGGACTATGCTCATTCAAAAGGAATTGATTTCATCATCTGCGACCACCATAATCCCGGCGAAGAAATTCCGAAAGCGGTAGCGGTCTTGGATCCAAAGCGAAGCGATTGCACTTATCCCTACAAAGAACTCAGCGGATGCGGCATTGGCTTTAAACTGATTCAGGCTTTCAGTATTCAGAATGGTATTCCTCCCGAGAAATACCTTCAATATCTCGACTTAGTTTGCGTCAGCATTGGCTCAGATATTGTTCCTATCACCGGTGAGAACCGCATTCTTGCTTATCATGGCTTAAAGAAGTTGAATACAAATCCCGTCAACGGTTTGCGAAAGCTTCTAGAAATTTCTAGCGTCAAAAAAGAAATGACCATCACAGATGTAGTGTTCATTCTCGGCCCGCGCATCAATGCCGCCGGACGAATTGACGACGCCAAACATGCGGTCAAACTTCTGATTTCCGAAGACATTGATTTTGATGCTGAATCTCACGCCTTCCAACTCAACAAGCTGAACAATGAGCGCAAGGGTTTGGATAAAGACATCACGGCTCATGCGCTGGAGATGATAGGGGGAGACGAAATATTGTGCAATCGAAAATCCACCGTGCTTTTTCATCCCGAATGGCACAAAGGGGTGATTGGAATTGTCGCTTCGCGTTTAACCGAAACCTATTATCGGCCCACGGTGGTGCTCACCGAAAGCGATGGCAAGGTTACCGGTTCGGCGCGTTCGGTGAAAAATTTTGATTTGTATGAAGCCATCTACGAATGTCGTGATTTGCTTCTCCAGTTCGGAGGGCACAAATTCGCGGCGGGACTCACCATGTCGCCCGATAAAGTCGAAGCCTTTTCTAAGCGCTTTGAAAAAGTGATCGGTGGAAGAATTACGGATGAACAACTCATTCCACAATTAGATATTGATTCCGAACTTTCTTTAGAAGATATCACGCCCAAGTTCTATTCCGTTCTACAGCAAATGGGTCCTTTCGGTCCCGAGAATATGACACCTCTTTTCATCACCCGAGGAGTGAGAGACACCGGCTGGAGCAAAATTGTCAAAGAAGAACATCTCAAATTTTCGCTCCGCATGGGTCGCGACGAAAAGATAGACGGCATCGGTTTTGGCCTAGCGAAGAAAATGAACCTCGTAAAAAGCGGACCATTTGATATCGCCTACCACATTGAAGAAAATGAATGGAATGGAAACATCACACTCCAAATGATGGTAAAGGACATTTCTTAA
- a CDS encoding FAD-dependent monooxygenase produces the protein MKKDISIIGAGLVGSLLACYLSKRGHKISVYERRPDMRRAGFVGGRSINLALSYRGWKALKKIGLDKAVEKIAIPMTGRMIHDLNGKTNLIPYGKEGQAIYSVSRGELNKIMVEEADKLPDVDFYFDQRCAALDFDKNELTFQRSSDGNNHHRKADYIFGADGAYSEVRYEMQKTPNFNLSQQHEEYGYKELEIPAGKDGAHLIEKNALHIWPRESFMMIALPNLDGSFTVTLFAPFKGENSFDTIRTEKDVEEYFSRNFADAVPLMPELKKDFFENPTSSLVTVKCFPWNYKNTCLIGDAAHAVVPFYGQGMNCGFEDVSELDEILNETSEEWESTLNKFQTQRKPNADAIADLALYNFIEMRDLSGRKDFQLRSKIEKKIAAKFGDRFMTHYSMVTFSDLSYNEAKRRGEKQNELLDRLMAVPGIEQKWDSEEVLQMAGEWIKSNEH, from the coding sequence ATGAAGAAAGATATAAGCATTATAGGCGCCGGACTGGTCGGTTCTCTACTGGCTTGCTACTTATCAAAGCGGGGCCATAAAATTTCGGTCTATGAACGCCGACCGGATATGCGCCGGGCGGGTTTTGTAGGAGGGCGCTCGATCAATCTGGCTCTCAGCTATCGCGGCTGGAAGGCGCTGAAAAAGATTGGATTAGATAAAGCTGTGGAAAAAATTGCCATCCCTATGACAGGCCGGATGATTCACGACCTTAATGGGAAAACCAATTTGATTCCTTACGGGAAAGAAGGACAGGCTATATACTCTGTATCGCGTGGTGAGTTGAATAAAATAATGGTGGAAGAAGCGGATAAACTTCCCGATGTGGACTTCTATTTCGACCAACGTTGTGCCGCTCTTGATTTCGATAAAAATGAATTGACATTTCAAAGGTCTAGTGATGGGAACAATCACCATAGAAAAGCCGACTATATTTTCGGCGCAGATGGGGCATATAGCGAGGTGCGTTATGAAATGCAGAAGACACCTAACTTCAACTTGTCGCAGCAGCATGAAGAGTATGGGTATAAGGAATTAGAAATCCCTGCCGGAAAGGACGGCGCTCATTTGATTGAAAAAAACGCGCTTCATATCTGGCCGCGTGAAAGTTTTATGATGATTGCCTTGCCTAATCTGGACGGCAGCTTTACGGTAACACTTTTTGCTCCATTCAAAGGCGAAAACTCTTTTGATACTATTCGCACAGAAAAGGATGTGGAGGAATATTTTAGCAGAAACTTTGCAGACGCCGTTCCGCTGATGCCTGAATTGAAAAAAGATTTTTTTGAAAACCCTACTTCTTCGCTGGTCACCGTGAAGTGCTTTCCTTGGAACTACAAAAATACCTGCCTGATAGGCGACGCGGCCCATGCAGTGGTGCCCTTCTATGGACAGGGAATGAATTGTGGCTTTGAAGATGTGAGCGAACTGGATGAAATATTAAATGAAACCAGTGAAGAATGGGAAAGCACCCTAAATAAATTTCAAACACAACGGAAACCAAATGCCGATGCCATTGCCGACCTGGCACTCTATAATTTTATCGAAATGCGTGACTTGAGCGGTCGAAAAGATTTTCAGTTGCGCTCGAAAATTGAAAAAAAGATTGCCGCGAAATTCGGCGATCGCTTTATGACACATTATTCGATGGTTACCTTTTCTGATTTGTCTTACAACGAAGCAAAACGCAGAGGGGAGAAACAAAATGAACTGCTGGATCGCCTGATGGCTGTTCCCGGAATCGAACAAAAGTGGGATAGCGAGGAGGTGTTGCAGATGGCGGGCGAATGGATTAAATCAAACGAACACTAA
- the yidD gene encoding membrane protein insertion efficiency factor YidD, whose amino-acid sequence MISRLFSWIFIGIIKFYQALISPILPPSCRYIPTCSEYGLEAIRKYGPFKGGWLALKRISRCHPWGGHGHDPVP is encoded by the coding sequence ATGATTTCCAGATTATTCTCCTGGATTTTTATCGGCATCATAAAGTTCTACCAGGCGCTCATCTCTCCTATCCTTCCACCAAGCTGCCGATATATCCCCACTTGTTCAGAATATGGCTTGGAGGCCATTAGAAAATATGGCCCATTTAAAGGCGGGTGGCTGGCTTTGAAAAGAATATCCAGATGCCACCCCTGGGGCGGTCATGGCCATGACCCAGTGCCTTGA
- the rnpA gene encoding ribonuclease P protein component: protein MEEKSSHAEGPEAEKSSRFQTRRDSNSPFQVRSFDAFDSEKLKGRNTFSAAEKLKSKKIIEQLFKQGKSFGKSGFTLVYFPCTLNSFYPAQAGFTASKSNFKKAVDRNRIKRLMREVYRLNKIPLYQSLVEKKKQMALMFIYKGKELPDMDKTQAAITACLSKLLQA, encoded by the coding sequence ATGGAAGAAAAGTCATCGCACGCAGAAGGGCCAGAGGCAGAAAAAAGCTCACGGTTTCAGACGAGAAGAGACTCAAATAGTCCTTTTCAAGTCAGGTCCTTTGATGCCTTTGACTCCGAAAAGCTGAAAGGGAGAAACACCTTTAGCGCAGCGGAGAAGCTCAAGAGCAAGAAAATCATTGAACAACTTTTTAAACAGGGTAAATCGTTCGGCAAGAGCGGATTTACCCTTGTTTATTTCCCCTGCACCCTCAATTCCTTTTATCCTGCTCAGGCGGGATTCACGGCATCCAAATCCAACTTTAAAAAAGCAGTTGATCGCAACCGAATTAAGCGATTGATGAGAGAGGTTTATCGGTTAAATAAAATTCCTTTGTACCAGTCGCTGGTCGAGAAAAAGAAGCAAATGGCTTTGATGTTTATCTATAAAGGGAAAGAATTGCCGGATATGGACAAAACCCAAGCAGCCATCACTGCTTGCCTGTCAAAATTGCTCCAGGCATGA
- the rho gene encoding transcription termination factor Rho, producing MYDILQLNEMILPELREVADKLNVKGSEEMEKQELILKVLDAQALAPPTTEDEGDSQKEKVKKPRTRKPIGAELKTKKEDGEEELSDRPARVQSERGDVMNTPPAREREHYSSNANNGNSINREERQDDPSKRAVSIFTVETDAVVEGSGVLEMMPDGYGFLRSSDYSYLSSPDDIYVSPSQIKLFGLKTGDTVAGYVRPPKAGEKYFALLKVDTLNGRAPEEVRDRVAFDYLTPLFPHEKFNLFTKPTDLTTRIIDLFTPIGKGQRGMIVSQPKTGKTTILKEIANAIAKNHPEVYLIVLLVDERPEEVTDMERNVNGEVIASTFDEPADKHVKVSAIVLQKAKRMVECGHDVVILLDSITRLARAHNTVSPSSGKVLSGGVEANAMQKPKQFFGAARKIENGGSLTILATALIDTGSKMDEVIFEEFKGTGNMELQLDRKLSNRRIYPSIDIVSSSTRRDDLLLSKDVLQRMWVLRNHIADMTSEEAMNFLTQQMKGTKTNEEFLVAMNS from the coding sequence ATGTACGACATTCTCCAGCTAAACGAGATGATTTTGCCCGAACTAAGGGAGGTAGCCGATAAACTTAATGTGAAAGGCTCAGAAGAAATGGAAAAGCAAGAACTGATTCTGAAAGTGCTCGATGCACAGGCACTCGCTCCGCCAACCACCGAAGACGAGGGCGATAGTCAAAAGGAAAAGGTTAAGAAACCCAGAACCCGCAAACCCATTGGTGCGGAACTGAAAACCAAAAAAGAAGATGGAGAAGAAGAACTTTCAGACCGTCCGGCCCGTGTGCAGTCGGAGCGTGGAGATGTGATGAACACTCCTCCTGCCAGAGAAAGAGAGCATTATTCCTCTAATGCAAATAATGGCAATTCGATTAATCGCGAAGAAAGACAGGACGATCCCAGCAAAAGAGCGGTTAGTATTTTCACCGTTGAAACCGATGCGGTCGTTGAAGGTTCAGGTGTATTGGAAATGATGCCGGATGGATATGGATTCCTCCGCTCTTCCGATTACAGTTACCTCTCTTCACCAGATGATATTTATGTTTCGCCTTCGCAGATCAAATTGTTTGGTTTGAAAACCGGAGATACGGTAGCGGGATATGTTCGTCCTCCAAAGGCCGGTGAAAAATATTTTGCTTTGTTGAAGGTAGATACTTTGAACGGACGTGCGCCGGAAGAAGTGCGCGACCGGGTAGCTTTTGATTATCTCACGCCTCTCTTCCCTCACGAAAAGTTCAATCTTTTCACCAAACCTACAGACCTCACCACTCGTATTATTGACCTGTTCACTCCCATCGGAAAAGGACAACGGGGTATGATTGTGTCTCAACCAAAGACCGGTAAGACAACTATCCTCAAAGAAATTGCCAACGCAATTGCCAAAAACCACCCAGAGGTTTACCTCATCGTCTTGTTAGTAGATGAAAGACCGGAGGAGGTAACCGATATGGAAAGAAACGTAAACGGCGAAGTGATTGCCTCCACGTTTGATGAGCCTGCTGACAAACACGTAAAGGTTTCGGCCATTGTGTTGCAAAAAGCCAAAAGAATGGTTGAGTGCGGGCACGATGTAGTGATTCTCCTTGATTCAATTACCCGTCTAGCACGGGCGCACAATACGGTATCTCCATCTTCAGGCAAAGTTTTGTCGGGAGGAGTTGAAGCCAATGCGATGCAGAAACCAAAGCAGTTCTTCGGCGCTGCCAGAAAGATTGAAAACGGCGGCTCTTTGACTATTCTCGCTACGGCCCTGATTGATACCGGCTCGAAAATGGATGAAGTGATTTTTGAGGAATTTAAAGGAACGGGTAATATGGAATTGCAACTCGACCGCAAACTTTCTAACCGTCGTATTTATCCGTCCATTGACATCGTATCTTCTTCAACCCGTCGTGATGACTTGTTGTTGAGCAAAGATGTGCTGCAAAGAATGTGGGTGTTGCGCAATCACATCGCTGACATGACTTCGGAAGAGGCGATGAACTTCCTGACCCAACAGATGAAGGGCACCAAAACCAACGAAGAGTTCCTTGTGGCGATGAATTCCTAA
- the serS gene encoding serine--tRNA ligase: MLEIAYLRNHAAEARERLTVKNFKEINLVDEALLVDETRRSVQKQLDDNLSRQNLIAKEIGELFKSGKKEDAEKKKAETATLKEESKSLETSLQKAEGDLHYILVRIPNLPHASVPKGKTPEENEVVKQVGTIPTLAGDALPHWEIAKKYDLFDLELGVKITGAGFPVYKGKGAKLQRSLVSFFLDEAIAAGYTEVIPPYMVNEASAFCTGQLPDKEGQMYYINEDKFYLIPTAEVPVTNIVRDEILEEKNLPLKFTAYSPCFRREAGSYGKDVRGLNRVHQFEKVEIVQIAHPDKSYEILEGMVKHVEGLLQKLELPYRILRLCGGDMGFTSALTYDFEVFSAAQQRWLEVSSVSNFETFQSHRLKVRFRDENKKTRLVHTLNGSALALPRIVASLLENHQSGGRVNIPAALQAYTGFSTI, encoded by the coding sequence ATGCTTGAAATTGCCTACCTCCGAAATCACGCTGCCGAAGCCCGCGAACGCTTGACCGTAAAGAACTTTAAAGAAATCAATTTGGTGGATGAAGCCCTATTGGTTGATGAAACCCGCCGTTCGGTTCAAAAACAATTGGACGACAACCTGTCGCGCCAAAACCTGATAGCCAAAGAAATAGGAGAGTTGTTCAAATCGGGCAAGAAGGAAGATGCCGAAAAGAAAAAAGCCGAAACCGCTACTTTAAAAGAAGAATCAAAATCTTTGGAGACCTCGCTTCAAAAAGCGGAGGGTGACCTGCATTATATTCTTGTGCGGATTCCCAATCTGCCACATGCCTCGGTTCCGAAGGGGAAAACGCCGGAAGAAAATGAAGTAGTGAAACAAGTAGGCACCATCCCTACCTTGGCTGGCGATGCTTTGCCTCATTGGGAGATTGCTAAGAAGTATGACCTGTTTGATTTGGAGTTGGGCGTGAAAATCACTGGCGCCGGTTTTCCGGTATATAAAGGAAAGGGTGCCAAGTTGCAGCGTTCGCTGGTCAGTTTTTTTTTAGATGAAGCCATTGCCGCCGGATATACCGAGGTCATTCCTCCGTATATGGTCAACGAAGCTTCTGCTTTTTGCACCGGCCAACTGCCCGACAAAGAAGGGCAGATGTATTACATCAACGAAGATAAATTCTACCTCATTCCAACTGCCGAGGTGCCGGTGACGAATATTGTTCGCGATGAAATTCTAGAAGAAAAAAATCTACCCTTAAAATTCACAGCCTACTCTCCCTGCTTTCGCCGCGAAGCGGGTTCTTATGGAAAAGATGTGCGGGGGCTGAACCGCGTACATCAATTTGAAAAAGTAGAGATTGTTCAAATCGCCCATCCCGATAAAAGCTATGAAATATTGGAGGGAATGGTGAAGCATGTAGAAGGCCTGCTTCAAAAATTGGAACTCCCATACCGCATCTTGCGTCTTTGCGGCGGCGATATGGGGTTCACCTCGGCGCTTACTTATGATTTTGAAGTATTCAGTGCCGCGCAACAGCGTTGGCTCGAGGTCAGTTCTGTTTCCAACTTTGAAACCTTCCAGAGCCACCGCCTCAAGGTGCGCTTTCGCGATGAAAACAAAAAGACCCGCCTCGTTCACACTCTCAATGGCAGTGCTTTGGCGCTTCCGCGCATCGTCGCTTCTTTATTAGAGAATCATCAGTCGGGCGGAAGGGTCAATATCCCCGCAGCCCTCCAAGCCTATACAGGGTTTAGCACGATTTAG